In Uranotaenia lowii strain MFRU-FL chromosome 2, ASM2978415v1, whole genome shotgun sequence, one genomic interval encodes:
- the LOC129747337 gene encoding uncharacterized protein LOC129747337, with protein MLLRLKVFSLGLPRRTESLLAALLLGFLCIGGFINGVSSADKYEEGILFKYYNSTRDVVHAFSFATNKSYEYDVSCNPSEKFAIVVFGWKVGCDKYFVQDLIGNLTKHRGGCVICMDYDVFAQVPSYLRLRGQKTQIQNILKRKLQFLEAEGFNPDNGYLYGFSFGANMVLEAAKEFGVKKIKQIDVCEVVGMAMDATFAVAPNWRKAAKNVQCIHTSKQYGTRFLSSCHQDWILGDCGEQQDAAPLSAFGSHGVCTLFYNSAFEHDFLAIEKPSNCTADQEAEDWPEGFKMGYMETRKTGIRGQLFARTYGKFPFNEPAEEPAVTETANALRFDPVDFSDYGDIANDFVTND; from the exons ATGCTGCTGCGACTAAAGGTCTTCTCGCTCGGTCTGCCGCGGCGGACTGAATCACTACTAGCCGCCCTGCTGCTCGGCTTCCTATGTATCGGCGGCTTCATCAATGGTGTGTCCAGTGCCGATAAGTACGAGGAGGGCATTCTCTTCAAATATTACAACTCCACACGTGACGTCGTGCACGCGTTCAGCTTTGCAACAAACAAATCGTACGAGTACGACGTGTCGTGCAACCCCTCGGAGAAGTTTGCCATCGTCGTCTTCGGGTGGAAAGTTGGGTGCGACAAGTACTTTGTGCAGGATTTGATTGGAA ATCTCACAAAGCATCGGGGAGGATGTGTGATCTGTATGGATTACGACGTCTTCGCTCAGGTGCCGAGCTATCTGCGCCTGAGAGGTCAGAAGACCCAGATCCAGAACATCTTGAAGCGTAAGCTGCAGTTCCTGGAGGCGGAGGGATTCAACCCGGACAACGGTTATCTGTATGGGTTCAGTTTCGGGGCCAACATGGTTCTGGAAGCGGCCAAGGAGTTCGGCGtgaagaaaatcaaacaaatcgaTG TTTGCGAAGTAGTGGGCATGGCGATGGATGCGACCTTCGCAGTGGCCCCGAACTGGCGCAAGGCGGCTAAAAACGTCCAGTGTATTCATACCAGCAAACAGTATGGAACGCGGTTCCTGAGCAGTTGCCACCAGGACTGGATCCTGGGAGATTGCGGAGAGCAACAGGATGCAGCACCTCTGTCCGCCTTTGGATCGCACGGAGTATGCACCCTGTTCTATAACAGCGCCTTCGAGCATGACTTTTTGGCCATCGAAAAACCAAGCAACTGCACCGCCGATCAGGAAGCGGAAGATTGGCCCGAAGGATTTAAGATGGGATACATGGAAACACGCAAAACGGGCATCCGAGGGCAGTTGTTTGCTAGGACCTATGGAAAGTTCCCATTCAACGAACCAGCCGAAGAACCAGCCGTTACAGAGACCGCGAATGCGCTGAGATTTGATCCGGTGGATTTCTCCGACTACGGGGACATAGCAAATGATTTTGTAACCAACGATTAA